Genomic segment of uncultured Fretibacterium sp.:
CCGTGCCGCCGCGTGCAGCTCGGGCAGAGCCAGACGCAAAAAAGGTTCGAAGAATCTTTCCAGCAGATCCTTCCAGAAACCGTCGTAATCGAAGCGTTCCATTTTCGCCAATGTCCCCCCTCTCTGCAGTACCCTTAAACGACATTATATCTCCCCATTATCTCCCCGCGCCCTCTCCGCATCCGGGTACTTGCCGCCGTTTTTGACGTCCCTCAGCGTGCGCGAGATGTTCGACTGGTTCCGGTCCATGACCAGGGCGATGTCGAACTGGTTCCAGAGGGCGGTTGTCCCGCGGAAGACGAGGCCGGAGAGGGCGGGGATGCGGAGGGTGGGGTCGTCGTTGAGCAGCTCGCCCATGGCCTCGCGCCGCCCCAGGGGGTCCTCGAAGTCCACCTTGTCGTAGCTGAGGACGTAGAACGCCAGGCGGAGCTCCAGGATCTTCCGCGTTTTCATCAGCCAACGGCACCGTTTCTCCATGGCCTGCCGCTGTTCGGGCGTTGGGAAGAGCTGAGCGTCTGACATTGCCGGACCTCCTGAAAGTCGAATCCGCAAGTCGAATCCAAAATCGAATCCCGACCGTCTTTCGAATACACAGGCAGGATATAACGGCCCGCGCCTTTTAGCAAGGCCGGGGAACGTCCGGGCCTTCTCGAGGAGACATTGGACGATGAAGAGAAAGGATGAAGGAAAAAACGGACGATTCCCGGTCGGATCCGTGCCCGCGCAGGATTCCGATCAAACGCATTTGCAATATGGATGGTCGGACGGTAAATTAGGGGCACAGCAGAAGCTGGAGGGACAAATTGTTTCCCGCAGAATTCGGAGAGGAGAGATTTGCATGTCGAAGAACGGAGCTTGAATTGACAATTTAAATGCAACAGCAGGAGGTGAAGAAGAGGAAGATTTTTGACGCGTTGAGTTGATAGGTGGGACGCGGACCGGAGAAGAGGAACGAGACGAAAGCAGGAGGGATGGATCGTGAGAAAAAGAGCGGGTTGGTTTTTATCCGGCGCCCTTGTGTTGGCGATGACACTTTTGGGCATTCCCTTGGCCTATGCGGGGAACGATAATTTCACGGCGCCGGGTCTCCAGGCTGAACTCCAGAAGAATCTTGACGCATCGTTGAAAAAAGCTCTGGAGGGATTGGCAGCTCCCAGGACGACCTCGCTAAAAAGGGCTCCTATCTCAGGGACTTCGCGGGATAAGGTCGATATGGGGCAAAAAATTAGGGATACGGAGAGGTTCTCCAGCGTCAGCGCTGACGCCAAAGTGGAGGTCGCTTTCGTCATCGACACGACGGGCTCCATGGCCGACAACATCCGCAACGTGGCCAGGAACCTGACGGAGTTTGCCCGTTACCTGAACAGCAAGGACGTCTCCCTGAAATTCTCGGTTGTGGAGTACAGGGACATCACCGTAGATGGTCTGGACTCCACCGTCGTTTGGGAGGACGATGGATCCGAGTGGATGGAGGTCGAAAACTGCGTTGCTACGCTTCACAAGCTGAAAGTTGGCGGCGGCGGAGACGATCCGGAAACGCCTATCGACGGGCTCGGCTATCTCCTGAACAGCCCGAAACTGAGATGGGATGCTTCCGCCTACAAGTTTGCCATACTGCTAACGGATGCGGGTTGCAAAATGGACAACCGTTTCGGCTACTCCGATCTCTCAGAGATCGCCAGGGCGCTGGCCGCCGCCAAGATCTACACCTCCGCGATTTCCGATAACCGTGACAAATCCATCTACGAACCCCTGCTCTTCGCCACCGGCGGGGTGTGGGGTGATATCGACAAAAAAAACTTCGCGGATGTGCTGAAGGACTTTGCCGACAGCATCCTCGGAAAGATCGAGGAGGAGACGAGCGAGAACCAGGTGCGCGTGCTCGGCAACGTGATCGGCGGCGTGAGCGACAAGGGGTACAGGGGATTGATCAGCGCCTCGCTCCTGACCGAGCGCGACGTGGCCGCGTTGAGCAATGACGTCAACTGGCAGGGTTTCACCGCCGACGGCGAGGCCCGCCTGCTGGTTCAAATCCAGTCCACCTCCCCCAAGACGGTATCCCTGAGCCTGACCTCACTTGACATTGAGAGGAAAACCCTGGACCGGAACCCTGTTCCCTCGACGTTTACGTTGGAGGACGTGGGGGGAGGAAAGTACCAGAAGACCATCGTGCTGAGGGCCCCGGAGTCCTGGCCCGGAGCGGGGAACACCTCCGACGTCCCCTTCGAGGTCACTGTGCGGAATCAGGACGGCACGCGGTTCGCGAATCCCCGCCGGCTGGCCTTGAGGAAGCCTCCGGTGGTGTTCGTCCATGGCTGGACAGGGACAGTGACCTCTTTCCAGGACAAGACCATGGATCGTTTCAAGGAAGGTGGATTCAACTGGCTTCACCGCGGCAGTTATGAGGATCAGAACGTGAATGGTCCGAGAGCGATCATGTCTTTGGATAGCGGCAGGATGTTCTTCAACAACTTCATCGACCCGGCTATCTGGATGGCCCGAAAGGACCTGTACGAATGCGCGAAGGTCGACGTTGTCGCCCACAGCATGGGAGGCTTGGTTGCGAAGGCCTTTGCCCTGGACAAGTGGTATAGCACCTACCGGAGTTACGGCCAAGGAAGCATCCGGAGGCTGGTGACGCTGGGGACGCCGCACTGGGGATCGGGATATTTTTCGTATTTACAGAAAGATGTGAACTACCTGAGGGATGATTTTTTCGAAGAGAGCAGAACTCGAGGTAATCATTCTACCAATAAGTTCGTGGTGTGGCTGATGCAAGACCGTAGAACGGGAACGGCAATAGAAGAGCTGGCCATGTACAGTCCCACGATCACGTGGCTCAACGCGGCCTCCTATGACATCCCGATGTACTGCGTAGCCGGAGATGATGGACAACACCTTCCGTATTGGGTTATTAC
This window contains:
- a CDS encoding Ig-like domain-containing protein; protein product: MGQKIRDTERFSSVSADAKVEVAFVIDTTGSMADNIRNVARNLTEFARYLNSKDVSLKFSVVEYRDITVDGLDSTVVWEDDGSEWMEVENCVATLHKLKVGGGGDDPETPIDGLGYLLNSPKLRWDASAYKFAILLTDAGCKMDNRFGYSDLSEIARALAAAKIYTSAISDNRDKSIYEPLLFATGGVWGDIDKKNFADVLKDFADSILGKIEEETSENQVRVLGNVIGGVSDKGYRGLISASLLTERDVAALSNDVNWQGFTADGEARLLVQIQSTSPKTVSLSLTSLDIERKTLDRNPVPSTFTLEDVGGGKYQKTIVLRAPESWPGAGNTSDVPFEVTVRNQDGTRFANPRRLALRKPPVVFVHGWTGTVTSFQDKTMDRFKEGGFNWLHRGSYEDQNVNGPRAIMSLDSGRMFFNNFIDPAIWMARKDLYECAKVDVVAHSMGGLVAKAFALDKWYSTYRSYGQGSIRRLVTLGTPHWGSGYFSYLQKDVNYLRDDFFEESRTRGNHSTNKFVVWLMQDRRTGTAIEELAMYSPTITWLNAASYDIPMYCVAGDDGQHLPYWVITELAILRYTYEHLYRNVLSDIGILSLEVAERSDGCVGVSSAHWAGSKVPFKIFTEWWNREHSALPNATKVITRVIDLLSGPKDAFGVPTPITWRPSYYTASSRAVSVEGLDRALSSLSMDIPPEAISLTADYSEVRPGRTVHLTAKPKTDTDGSLDKVAFVPVGDGTAIDRDRYALDADGLGLRVRIPDDFSGACEFGAVGLVSGEIAVSNRLTIVSKPYLDGMKWLSFSQGPSASYLEGAKVPLQVNAYMRDDKRFDVSRHELGTTYAVSDASVGKISEDGTFEALKAGKVTVTAKNGTCEALIDITVRPLDVTPTPTPTPTPTPTPTPTPTPTPTPTPTPTPTPTPTPTPTPTPTPTPTPTPTPTPNLPNSNKGGSGCDAVFGGLMLAFVGASLLRKKV